Below is a genomic region from Pseudomonas berkeleyensis.
CGTGAACCTAGCGACGCGCTCTTGCCCGGTGACGACGGCTTTCACGTGAGGCCGGCGGGCTTCGCCTGCCGTCGATTGTACGCCTGCGATGAACGCGCTAAGGTCGCCGCCTGTTCCTGAGGTGACCATGCGCTATCTGTTGATCGTGACCCTGCTGTGGGCTTTTTCCTTCAGTCTGATCGGCGAATATCTGGCCGGTCGGGTCGACAGCTATTTTGCAGTGCTGACGCGCATCGTCATCGCCGGGCTGCTGTTTGTCCCTCTGACCCGCTGGCGCGGCCACGCACCGTCTTTCGTACGCGGCATGTTGCTGATTGGGGCGCTGCAGTTCGGGGTCACCTACGTCTGCCTGTACCTGAGTTTCTCGGTACTGACCGTGCCGGAGGTGCTGCTGTTCACCATCCTCACGCCGCTGCACGTGACGCTGATCGAGGATGCCCTCAATCGGCGTTTCAACCCCTGGGCCCTGGTGGCAGCAGTGGTAGCGGTACTGGGTGCCGGCATCATTCGCTATGACGGCATCAGCAGCGGCTTCATGCTGGGCTTCGTGCTGCTGCAAATCGCCAACTTCACCTTCGCCGCTGGGCAGGTGCTGTACAAGCACTTGCTGCGTCAACATC
It encodes:
- a CDS encoding carboxylate/amino acid/amine transporter; protein product: MRYLLIVTLLWAFSFSLIGEYLAGRVDSYFAVLTRIVIAGLLFVPLTRWRGHAPSFVRGMLLIGALQFGVTYVCLYLSFSVLTVPEVLLFTILTPLHVTLIEDALNRRFNPWALVAAVVAVLGAGIIRYDGISSGFMLGFVLLQIANFTFAAGQVLYKHLLRQHPSTEPQYKRFGFFYLGALLVALPAFLLLGNGERLPATALQWSVLGWLGVVASGLGLYWWNKGASLVDGGTLAVMNNALVPAGLLVNLLIWNHDANLLRLALGGAVIVASLPLVRLGRTRQVQGRAV